The window ACGCAATTTTCTATTCCTTGCAAAACGCTTCATTCAAAATTTCAAGAGTTTGAAGCGTTCATTAATAATCAATTCAATTCCAAAATCAGAAAAATTAAAATTTCTGACATTGATTCGCTGAATATTGAGATAATTCCGAACGAAAATCTAATCAAAGACCTAAAGAAGATTATGGAGATTAGAGACCTGACTTCTGAACTAATCTTTGACGACCAAAGCGAAAATCTAAATGTTCTAAACAGATATTTGGATAATCAATCCATAATCGAATTTAAAGACCTGTTTGATATTAAGTTACACCTTGACAAAAAAGGACAACACAAAATTGTTGATTTAAGAAATCAAATAGAATCGGACGGAACAGATAAAATGATTAGAATGGTCATCATTATGTCTATCATTCATCAAATTGTTATCAACGATGAAGAAAACAAAATAGTAATTTTCGTTGATGAAATAGGAACGATTGATGAAGCCAACAGAATTGAAATTTTAAATTTCTGCAAGGAAAATAATTTTCTTCCTATTTCAGCCGCACCGTTGCACCCATATGACGGTTTTGATAAATACTATTTAGTTAGAAGAAGTAAAGGAAAAATTGTTTTAAGTGAAAACAATGGAAATGTAATTTCCCGAAAAAAGAAAGCGAAGTGAATCAAACGGATTTTAATACATACAAGAAATTAAAAGAGGATTCTTTTCTTACAGAAAAGACAATCCCTAAAACTGTTATCAACTCGCCACATTTTAAAGGGTTGGTTTCTTCTTTAATTCTTGTTAAAACAAAATCAGGCAGAGGATTCAGATATAAAGTAAACAAAACAAAGGAATTTGAAAACTTCTTTGCAACTCATTTTCCCGAAGACATTGTAGTTAAAAACAAGTCCGACAATGTTAGAAAATTCAGGAACTCAAAAATTCAAAAAACAGCTTCAACCCCAATTTTTATGCTAAGAGGTTTTGAGCCGATTAGAGTAAATGGACTTGAATTGAATTTAGAATATTACACAAATAAATTTCAACTATTCGCCTGTAATGCCGAAAAAATTAAAGCTAGTCAAATCTGTATTGTAGAGAATTTAGACACGTTTTTAGTTGCGGAAAAATTATTAGGCAAAAGTTATGTTTTTCTTCATAAATATGGACGAATAGGAAAAGAATCACTTGGCAGTCTTTCTACAAAGCAGTTGCTTGTTTTTGTTGACTATGATTTTAACGGTCTTGAAGAATTTTTAAGAATCAAAGAGGTATTTGAATTTGCCCAATTATTCATTCCTGAAAACTATGATGAGCTATTCAAAAAATATTCTCAAAGTTTAAAAGGAAACAAAGCCGAAATGACAAACAGAATTAAGCAAAGTTTAGATAGCCACGTAATTAAAATTAGAGAAAGCATAATACGGAACAATCGATTTTTAGAGCAACAATATTGGAAATATGATTAAGTCCGAACCAAAATCAATATTGCAGTTTATAGCAAGTCATTACGATTTGCTTCGAGACCTTTTTGATTTACAGGTTAAGAATAATATTATTACTAAAGAAGCTCTAAGTATCTGTTTAGAAAACTACGATAAGAACATTCACGCACAACTAACTGAATATCAAATATTGGTTGAGCTGAATGATGACTTTGCATTTAACGAGCCTTATTTAATTCTTTTCGAATTCATACATCAACAATTTAAACCACTATTGCCTGAAGAAATTGAGCATTTCGGAGAAGCAATCAAAACGATATTTCTAAAAATTAAAGAAGGAATAAATGAGGATAAAAACATTTTATTAGAAAGAATTGAAGCCTTATCCAGTCAAATTAAAAAGTTTACAAATGCTGTTGTAAATAATACGAAAAGTTTATTGGCTGAATCAAAGGAGTTGAAAGCAAACAACAAAAAAATTGACTACCAAGAAAAGATTCAAAAAGCTCGGCATCTGATTGAAAACTACATTTCTCCACTCAATACAATATTGGATGTAAACCATAGTCAATCTATTTATAATGAGTTACTTAATATTTCTCAATTTACGAACGTAAAAAGGTTTGACTACATAGATGAAAGTACTAGAAGGGAATTTGAAAAGCTTTATCACTTGCTCCGTCAAGTTGTAAAAGATTTGAATTTACAATCAATAATTCTTACAAATGAATTATTGCCTTTAATTGACAGAATAAAAACCGAAAGTGAGTATTTAAGAGGTTTTCTTCACTATTTAACAAATGGTAGGTGTTACAAAGAAATTCAACCACCCAAAATATTCGTTCCAACGCGAGACAACATTTATAACAGATTTGTTTATGAGAACACGAAAGAATACTTTGAGCAGTTTAAATACGAAGATGAAATTATTGTTGTTGAAGATTCACAACAAACAAGTGATTGGATTTTTGACAAGTCAAAGTATAAAGAATCTTTGAACAAAAATTTACCAGTAGAAGATTTTTTCAAATGGTGCGAAAGTTCTATTAAGCAAGAAAGCGAGAATTTTTCGTTAGACAATTTTTTTATGGTAACAAGTTTACTTTTTGAAGATGATTATGAGATTTCTGTAAATAGAGACGATAAAAAGATTTCGGTTACTAACGAAAATTCGGAACTCCTAATGCCAAAACTTATAATTAAAAGACAAGAAGATGTATCCAGATAAGCACAAAGAAATAGTAACCTCTTTAATGGAAGGTAAATTTGTTACAGTTGAGGACTTGTTGTTTGAGACAATCAAGAAGAATGAAGAATTTTACATAACTTTTTTTGAAAATTCTTTCGGTTTTGAATTAATCGTCAATCAAGACTTTTATTATCTTGTATCAAACGAGACGAATGAAAACACTTCAAGAGACATTTCAATTTTCTTTTCAATCTTAAGTTATGAACTTGACAAAAACGGAAAGAACTTTTTAGAAGAACTTAATTATTCTGAATTCCACATTGACGAAATTGTTGAATACTTCAACAATTCTTCTTGGACAGATGTAATCAAAGCGAATAAACAACTAAACAATGAAGAAAATCTAAAACGACACATTGGAACAATGGTAAAAAGAAATATAGCTGTAAAGCAAAGTAATGACAGATATTCTTTTACCAAAGCACACAAACTGTTTATTGACTTTGCAAAGAAGTTAATTAAAGACAACAAAAATGAATCCATCGCATAACAGTCACACACATTGCTAAGTCGCACCTGCCGACACGCAAGCCAAAACTTAGCAAAGAGTGTGCCTGTTTCAACGACAACTGACAGACAATCAATACGCAAGAAAGAAGGCCAGCACCCAACAGCGATTTTGTGTAATGGCGGGTTCAATGGTAAATTCAAGCGCAGCTTTTCAAATCAACATTTGTGGTGGGTTGACAGTTTTGTGCTCCGAAATCCGCCACTGCGCCAAGCCGCAAACCGTTGTCAGCAAACCGATGGCACTCTACCCATTAGCTTAACATTATATTTTATAAATAAATTTTCATTAACACTTTAGTTATCGAATTTTAGATAACAATCAAACCTCATGAGAAAAACATTTCTTTTTCTTTTTACGATCATTTTATTTCAATCAAGTTTCGGTCAAATCTCTAAAGGAAATTGGTTAGTCGGCGGCTCCGGACAATTGTCAGCATATAGCAGCACGAATACAAATGTTTCACCTGCAAGGGAACAGAACGTAAAGGCTTTATACATAAGTGTTTCACCCAATATTGGCTACTTTATCAAAGACAAGTTTGCAGTTGGACTACGACCTGCCTTAACTTGGGAAAAAGGAAAAGCTGGAGATGCCTTTGCTCCTGATGGCTCGGTAGTAGGAAGCGGTGGGAAGCTTACACAAATCAGATTTGTGATAGGTCCGTTCTGCCGCTATTATTTGCTTGACACGGAAAAGCCATTTAATATTCTTATAGAAGCAGCTTACCAATATGGAATTGGTTCTCCAAAACCGCTTAACGAGAGACAAAGTATCTTTTCGGCAGGACTAGGACCAGTCATTTATTTTAATTCATCCGTCGGTTTGGAGTTCCTTTTGGGTTATAACAACACGATATTGAATGCAGAAGGATATTATAGAACTTCAAAAAATAGTATTCAACTAAACATAGGGGTTCAAATTCACTTAGAAAAATAAGTAGCATGACTTTATGAAGAGAGAAATCTGCTGACAACATCAGATTTTGTGCAATTGTTGCTAGACGTTGAAGCAATCAGCTGCAGTGCATATCCAAGCTTTGGTTTCGGCGGACGTGATTATGCCTACAATTAGCTCAAAACTTCGGCTTTTCTTGTCCCCACAGTGTCTTCCCCACCGCCGGAGACGCTGAGGAGACTAAATCGGCTCCACCCTTTCAGCTCAAAATAATCAGCGATTAAAAATTGCTTACTTTTATTTTATGAAACTCACGCCTGAAGAAATAGTAGCTATCCGTGAATACTTTAAGGACAAGCCAGTTCTTAAAGCATTTCTGTTTGGCTCATTTGCCAGAGCGCAGGCTTTGAGTAATAGTGATATAGATATACTAGTAGAATTAGATTATTCAAAACACATTGGTCTTGGCTTTGTGAATATGAAATTTGATTTAGAAGACAAGCTTCACAAGAAAGTAGACTTAGTTTCAAGCAATGCTATCTCAAAACATATACTCCCTTTCATTAACAGTGACAAAGTGTTAATTTATGAAAGGTAAGATCGGTGACAAACAAAGATTATTACACATACTCGAGTCCATCTCCCAAATTGAACGCTATGTATCCGGGGCGGACTTCAATATATTTTGCCAACATTCGATGATGCGATTTGCTACGATTAAGCAAATTGAGATTATTGGCGAAGCAGCTAATGCTATTACAGAAGACACCAGGAGCGCATTCAGCGAAATCCAATGGCGCCAAATCATAGGATTACGTCATATACTTGTGCACGAGTATTTTGGCATTGACGATAGACTTATTTGGCAAATTGTATCAAATGATATCCCTGTACTTAAACAGGAAATTAAGAAGATGCTTACTTCAATAGATACGGAATAGCAATTAACTGATATATTAAGGGAACCGTCTATCCATTATATATTTTAGCGTGACCCAACTAGCGCAAGTATGCAGGTTTGGCTTTGCCTATGGCGTGCTTGTGCATTAGCCGTTACCATCACTTTTTGCTTTTGAATTTTACCTTTTGACTTTTTGATTCATCTCTTTCCTCGCAAATAGACAAATCAACTATTCACGAAACCCGCATCGCATCACCAATCTCCAACTTATACCCTTTTCCGCGAATCACGCTGATACGAATATTGGGATCCAGCTCCAGTTTCTTTCTGAGTTTTGAGATAAATACATCCAAGCTTCGGCCTACAATGACGCCTTCGTCTTCCCAGATTTCTTTTTGCAATCTGCTGCGCTCGATGATTGCATTGGGCGCCAACGCAAACATGTGCAGCACACGAGCTTCTGTTTTCGTAATCTCAATGACGGTATCCTCATACAAGAGTGTACGCGCTTCCAGATCAAATACAATCTTGCCCAGCATAAACTGGCCTTCAGCTGCATGCTGCAAACTGTCCGATTGATGTTCAGCTACACCATTGCGCAGCTTTGCCGGCTTCCAGAAAACATAGCCCACCAGGGCAAGAAATGCCAGGCTTCCGAGCAACAAACCGTTCTTCGTATTGATTGGTCCCGCATTGGGGAATTTAATCCGGATAATATAACAGGCTTTCGGTTGCTTTCTGCCCAGGCAGGAAATGATATCGTCTTGTTTGTTCCCTGAAACTGCATATCCATAGACAACACCAGCATTACCGCAACGCAACACATTCACCACATGATCACTTGTATTGGCATCTTTGGCCAATAATCTTTGGGTAGTATTCACCAATTGCTCGGGTTGAAAACTAAATGCCTGTTCAAACCTAAGCTCGTATTCATTATCTGAAATTTGCTGCACAGGCAATACCCTGGATACACTATCACCTGATTGAAGCAATAGTTCATGCCCTATTCGGCGCAGCAAAATCTCCCTTCTGGCTAAAGTATACTCATCATTACCTGTGATGCTGAATGCCACACACACCAGACCAACAAACAAAAGCAATAGGATTATTCCTGTATGCTTTCGCCTGTTTGGCAGCAGATTTTCTTTGATCAACATGGTATTCTTCAATTATTTACAAAGTTTACAGCATTATTTACAAAGCATTTACCATCATCCGTAGCCGACCAGCGTAGTTTTATCTAACCAAGCACAGACGGCATAAAAGCAAGAAAGCTTCCTGTGTTTGGATGAATTGAAAATTAAATAAGTCTTCACTAAAACCTCCACAATTATGACAAAAGGTATCTACGCGCTGCTCTTTCTCTTGGTTATTGCTAGCGGACTGGCACTGGCTAATCGTGCAAACGAACCTGAAAAACCTCAAAAGTTTAGTTTGCAACCTGCAAATATTGCTGAAAACAAAGCTGCATTGAAAAGATGGGAAGCCAGTCCGGATGGCATTGCTTTTAACAAATGGAAAGCTTCTCCAGAGGGTAAAAAAGTGGTGACCAGTGCTGCTAAAATCTTACCTCATACCAAAGATGGCAGTAGCATGGAAGCAGTAGTTACTTCATTAACACTCCCAGCCGGCTCCAGATTAGGCTATGGTGTGATGGTGAAAATTGATGGCGAAGCATTCATTCTGAGTTTCGGCGTTTTAAAATTATCTGAGATGCAGCAACTCAATAGCCTGAAAGTAAATGACAAAATATTAATCAAAAGCCGCGCTGTTTCCTACGCACCCAAGTATGCTTATGCGATTGTAGCAGGTGATTATGTGGAAAGAGAAAAGAAAATTCTGTATAAGCGTATTCCACCAAAGGATGGATGCTGATCGCAGGTTTGATCTTCATCCTTAATAGCTTTATTAATAGTCTTTTATAGCATAATGCACGCCGATGAATTCCATCTAAAAATGACTTAGCAAAGCATTCAACGCATTGACCCGGGCTTCCGGGTCAATTTTATGTTTGGTATGGGCAAAGACTCCTCAAAGGCAACAAAATCGGCATTTTGGTATAAAACAAAATCGGCGTTGTTGTATACAAAAAAAGCAATATTTGGGTACATTCTATTCACTGAAAATCAGCCCTTTGTTCCATCATTAAGCAGTGAAAAAAGCTTGCATATCCATGCTGATTGCGGAAATGCTTATTGCCATTGAATTTCATTGAGCACCAAGATTTTAGTCAAATCGTTAGTTTTTGTTTTAGCATCCTAAGCGTTCTATTTTCTCAGCATTGTTGCTGATAATGCTCATATTTTTATATTGGTTCTCTGCTTATCTTAAGTCCGATTTGGGTATTACTTCAACGCCGGATAGCTCGCTGAGCACTATCCTCAAGTTAGACGTTTATGGAAAAACAGAATCTGGTCAGTTTGTTTCAATCCATGGCTATAGGTATTGTTTACCAAAACAGCAATGGTCAAATTATTTCTGCCAATCAGGCTGCTGAAGAATTATTGGGGCTGTCGCAAGATCAAATAATGGGTCGCACATCGATGGATCCGGAATGGCATGCCATCCACCCAGACGGGACAAATTTTCCGGGGGAAACCCACCCCGCAATGATCGCGCTTAAAACAGGTAAGCCTGTTTACAACACCCCAATGGGTATCTACCATCCTTTAAAAAAGAAATATACCTGGATCTTAATTAACGCTTATCCAGAATTTGAAAAAGGCGCAGAAACCCCGCATCAGGTTTATGCAACATTTACAGATGTAACAGAACTGATAGAAACAGAAAAAAGATTAAGAAAAGAAAGACGCTTACAAGAACTGCTGGCACTTGTTTCCAAAACATTCATCCATGTTGCACCGGGTGAACTCGATAAACAAATCGACAATATTCTGAAAGAATTGGGTGATTTTATTGAGGCAGACAGGATGTACATTTTTACATACGACTTTGTAAAAATGACGGCCACCAATACGTATGAATGGTGTGCCCCGGGTATTGAACCACAGATTGCCTATTTACAAAATACACCAGTTGATTTACTGACAGATTGGACAGAAAACCACAGAGAAGGCAAGACGATGTGGATAGATGATGTCTTTGCATTACCACCAAACAGCCAATTGCGTGTGATCCTTGAGCCGCAGGAAATCAAGAGCATGATTGCTGTTCCATTGATGGACGGCAAGACCTGTTTAGGTTTTGTGGGGCTTGATGCTGTTACCCACCACCACACATTCAGCAATGAAGAGGAAACACTCTTACGCGTTTTCGCTGATGCCCTGGTGAATCTGTACAAGCGAATTGATGCGGATAAAAGGCTGCGTTCTTCCAGCTACATGCTGAATGAGCGTATCAAAGAGCTTCGCTGTATCCATGCAATGACAGAACTGAGTGAAAAAATCAACCTCAGCACTGATGAGTTTTTTGAAAAAACCCTGGTGATCATTCCGCCCGGTTATGAATTTCCAGACAAGGTTAGAGTAAAGATTGACTATAAAAAGAAATCCTACACAACACTGGCTTATAGTCCTACAGACATATACATGGAAGCCGATTTGGTTGTGAACAATGAATTACTTGGAAAAATACGCATAGACAATCCATCGGGCTATCCTTTTATGGAGGAAGAATTTAGCCTGCTGGATAATATCAAAAGAAGTATTGAACTATATTTTGAAAAGAAAGAGTCCAGAAAAAATCTGGAAGAAGAGCGAGAGAAGTATTCCATTATTGCGAACAATACTTTTAACTGGGAATTCTGGAAAGACAGCAATGGCGACTATATTTTTATGTCGCCTGCCTGTGAAAAGATTTCCGGATACAGTAGCGAAGTTTTTTTGAATGGCACGCTGAATATTTACGATATCATACATCCTGATGATGTAGAATCACACAAGCAGCATCAGGAAGCAGCCATTAAGCAGAGCGAACCAGTTACATTCCAGTTTAGGGTTATCACAAAATCCGGTGCTGAGAAAATAATCGAACAAGTCTGCTTCCCTGTTTATGGTTTCAAGGGAAAGTTTCTTGGACTCAGGGGAACCAATGTTGATATCACTGAGAAAGCGCAAAAAGACAAGCTACTTGCAGAAAGTGAAGCAAGGCTGAGCAGCCTGGTCAACTCTCAATCGAATTATATTCTCAGAACTGATTTACTTGGCCGTCACACATTCTGGAACAAAAAATTCGAGGATGATTTTGGCTGGCTTTACGGAGGCACCAGGGGTCTGGAATTATCCAGTTCCATGGCATCTATCTGCTCTTACCACCAAGACAGAGCAAGAGAAGCCGTAAAAATCTGTTTACTGGAACCCGGAAAAGTTGTACCAGTAGAATTAGACAAGCCTACGCAAGATGGTGGCACTGTAGTTACCTACTGGGAATTTGTCTGCATCACAGATAGCGAAGGCAATCCTTCAGAGATGCAATGTGTAGGCATTGATATCACTGAACGCAAAAGAGCGGAAGAAGCTTTAAAGACAAGTCAGCAGCGATTGCTCAATCTGGTGAATAGCCAAACCAGTTATGTCTTACGAACAGATCTCTATGGCCAGCACACTTATTGGAATAATAAATTTGAAGAAGAGTTTGGTTGGATCTATGGTACTGATTTGGATCATGGTGATGCATTAAAGTCTATCTG is drawn from Chitinophagales bacterium and contains these coding sequences:
- a CDS encoding winged helix-turn-helix transcriptional regulator, whose product is MLIKENLLPNRRKHTGIILLLLFVGLVCVAFSITGNDEYTLARREILLRRIGHELLLQSGDSVSRVLPVQQISDNEYELRFEQAFSFQPEQLVNTTQRLLAKDANTSDHVVNVLRCGNAGVVYGYAVSGNKQDDIISCLGRKQPKACYIIRIKFPNAGPINTKNGLLLGSLAFLALVGYVFWKPAKLRNGVAEHQSDSLQHAAEGQFMLGKIVFDLEARTLLYEDTVIEITKTEARVLHMFALAPNAIIERSRLQKEIWEDEGVIVGRSLDVFISKLRKKLELDPNIRISVIRGKGYKLEIGDAMRVS
- a CDS encoding DUF86 domain-containing protein produces the protein MKGKIGDKQRLLHILESISQIERYVSGADFNIFCQHSMMRFATIKQIEIIGEAANAITEDTRSAFSEIQWRQIIGLRHILVHEYFGIDDRLIWQIVSNDIPVLKQEIKKMLTSIDTE
- a CDS encoding nucleotidyltransferase domain-containing protein — translated: MKLTPEEIVAIREYFKDKPVLKAFLFGSFARAQALSNSDIDILVELDYSKHIGLGFVNMKFDLEDKLHKKVDLVSSNAISKHILPFINSDKVLIYER